One Buteo buteo chromosome 4, bButBut1.hap1.1, whole genome shotgun sequence DNA segment encodes these proteins:
- the LOC142030623 gene encoding GRIN2-like protein isoform X1, whose product MLHCFWYPRSLFFAMSADSHQLHTHSYQDSLSSTCHSLLNVNSHALSKSSSSLACAGQSSLEERQSNKQELKKSHSSTICHTLGNESDARSVPSPGWSFSQPGMVGLGSVVQTISDQSDNDNSQSRTKATNHFLIAETSPASCEVEDTRMCVKSSTAENISSASIVHQQSLCKMEEPGTALQRSHSDLTCSCKQQTYVTHIETSAPHSSLSSSSCRHGPPVARMSFQTERYGPETNENTSHYQNLVTHLPVLPRDQKVPTNSFDSSGIPRNTTVYTDPGTFHTAVLGPHMPGNGFSNRTMFSQATGIIHGGLTYGNIPNAAYSPMVMTVHNNSAGPCNVRQDPCMKVDATVPAYCHSLPIPSIQLVPRLVCSVSESGKEQAVPGYFHSFSTSDILTYPKLVSSVSESGLDAKRVLKCCSIPGEQLQHAQHCDQQESARPETKAACVAFSSQQGAGVVMTTKDMWTMTSMNDLTKGLKPALERRDAEVQTLPTMECKSVATSPAAAAEGHSHVFPEVNLEQDLEAPKSPVREVRWDDEGMTWEVYGASVDPEVLGLAIQKHLEIQIEQFQTEPAELAEKSNKEPSSDKMGKKRPFRTMMHSLRYPSCCARSSTAVE is encoded by the exons ATGCTGCATTGCTTCTGGTACCCAAG ATCTCTCTTTTTTGCCATGTCAGCTGACAGCCACCAGCTCCACACTCATTCCTACCAGGACTCACTAAGTTCTACTTGTCACAGTCTCTTGAATGTCAACAGTCACGCCCTGTCAAAGAGCTCCTCAAGTCTGGCCTGTGCTGGGCAATCGAGTTTAGAGGAAAGGCAAAGCAACAAACAGGAGCTGAAGAAAAGCCATAGTAGCACCATCTGCCATACCCTGGGAAACGAGAGTGATGCAAGGAGCGTGCCGAGTCCTGGCTGGTCCTTCTCGCAGCCTGGGATGGTGGGACTCGGATCAGTGGTGCAAACCATAAGTGACCAGTCAGACAATGACAATTCACAGAGCAGAACTAAGGCTACAAACCATTTTCTTATCGCTGAAACGTCCCCAGCATCCTGCGAAGTGGAGGACACCAGGATGTGTGTAAAGAGCAGCACGGCTGAGAATATTTCTTCAGCCTCCATTGTTCACCAGCAAAGCCTGTGTAAAATGGAAGAACCAGGAACTGCCCTTCAGAGAAGCCACTCAGACCTAACTTGCAGTTGCAAGCAGCAGACTTATGTCACTCACATAGAAACCAGTGCTCCTCATTCCAGCCTAAGCTCTTCTAGCTGCAGGCATGGTCCACCAGTGGCTAGGATGTCTTTCCAAACAGAGAGATACGGaccagaaacaaatgaaaatacatctCACTATCAAAACCTTGTGACTCATCTTCCAGTTCTACCTAGAGACCAAAAAGTACCCACAAATAGCTTTGACAGCAGTGGTATTCCACGTAACACTACTGTTTACACAGATCCTGGAACATTTCACACTGCTGTTCTAGGACCCCACatgcctggaaatggtttctCAAACAGGACAATGTTCAGTCAAGCCACTGGGATTATTCATGGTGGTCTGACTTATGGTAACATTCCAAATGCTGCATACTCCCCCATGGTGATGACAGTTCATAACAATTCTGCAGGGCCCTGTAATGTAAGGCAGGACCCTTGTATGAAGGTAGATGCCACTGTCCCCGCCTATTGCCATTCTTTGCCCATACCATCTATACAACTTGTTCCGCGGTTGGTATGCTCGGTTAGTGAGTCGGGAAAAGAGCAGGCAGTACCTGgctattttcattccttttctacTTCAGACATTCTGACATATCCTAAGCTGGTGTCTTCAGTAAGTGAATCAGGCCTGGATGCCAAGAGAGTCCTGAAGTGCTGTAGCATTCCTGGAGAACAATTGCAACACGCTCAACACTGTGATCAGCAGGAGAGTGCTCGTCCAGAAACAAAGGCTGCCTGTGTTGCCTTCAGTAGCCAGCAAGGTGCAGGCGTGGTGATGACAACTAAGGACATGTGGACTATGACCTCTATGAATGATTTAACCAAAGGACTGAAACCAGCTCTTGAGCGTAGAGATGCCGAGGTACAAACTCTTCCAACCATGGAGTGCAAATCTGTGGCGACAAGCCCAGCGGCTGCAGCAGAAGGCCACTCGCATGTGTTCCCAGAGGTAAACCTGGAGCAAGACTTGGAGGCCCCCAAATCTCCAGTACGTGAAGTGAGATGGGATGATGAAGGAATGACATGGGAAGTGTATGGGGCATCTGTGGATCCAGAAGTCCTTGGGTTAGCCATTCAAAAACATCTTGAGATTCAAATAGAACAATTCCAGACAGAGCCTGCTGAGCTGGCTGAGAAAAGTAATAAGGAGCCATCTTCTgataaaatggggaaaaaaaggccattCAGAACAATGATGCATTCCCTGAGATATCCGAGCTGTTGTGCTCGTTCCAGTACTGCAGTGGAGTGA
- the LOC142030623 gene encoding GRIN2-like protein isoform X2, with product MSADSHQLHTHSYQDSLSSTCHSLLNVNSHALSKSSSSLACAGQSSLEERQSNKQELKKSHSSTICHTLGNESDARSVPSPGWSFSQPGMVGLGSVVQTISDQSDNDNSQSRTKATNHFLIAETSPASCEVEDTRMCVKSSTAENISSASIVHQQSLCKMEEPGTALQRSHSDLTCSCKQQTYVTHIETSAPHSSLSSSSCRHGPPVARMSFQTERYGPETNENTSHYQNLVTHLPVLPRDQKVPTNSFDSSGIPRNTTVYTDPGTFHTAVLGPHMPGNGFSNRTMFSQATGIIHGGLTYGNIPNAAYSPMVMTVHNNSAGPCNVRQDPCMKVDATVPAYCHSLPIPSIQLVPRLVCSVSESGKEQAVPGYFHSFSTSDILTYPKLVSSVSESGLDAKRVLKCCSIPGEQLQHAQHCDQQESARPETKAACVAFSSQQGAGVVMTTKDMWTMTSMNDLTKGLKPALERRDAEVQTLPTMECKSVATSPAAAAEGHSHVFPEVNLEQDLEAPKSPVREVRWDDEGMTWEVYGASVDPEVLGLAIQKHLEIQIEQFQTEPAELAEKSNKEPSSDKMGKKRPFRTMMHSLRYPSCCARSSTAVE from the coding sequence ATGTCAGCTGACAGCCACCAGCTCCACACTCATTCCTACCAGGACTCACTAAGTTCTACTTGTCACAGTCTCTTGAATGTCAACAGTCACGCCCTGTCAAAGAGCTCCTCAAGTCTGGCCTGTGCTGGGCAATCGAGTTTAGAGGAAAGGCAAAGCAACAAACAGGAGCTGAAGAAAAGCCATAGTAGCACCATCTGCCATACCCTGGGAAACGAGAGTGATGCAAGGAGCGTGCCGAGTCCTGGCTGGTCCTTCTCGCAGCCTGGGATGGTGGGACTCGGATCAGTGGTGCAAACCATAAGTGACCAGTCAGACAATGACAATTCACAGAGCAGAACTAAGGCTACAAACCATTTTCTTATCGCTGAAACGTCCCCAGCATCCTGCGAAGTGGAGGACACCAGGATGTGTGTAAAGAGCAGCACGGCTGAGAATATTTCTTCAGCCTCCATTGTTCACCAGCAAAGCCTGTGTAAAATGGAAGAACCAGGAACTGCCCTTCAGAGAAGCCACTCAGACCTAACTTGCAGTTGCAAGCAGCAGACTTATGTCACTCACATAGAAACCAGTGCTCCTCATTCCAGCCTAAGCTCTTCTAGCTGCAGGCATGGTCCACCAGTGGCTAGGATGTCTTTCCAAACAGAGAGATACGGaccagaaacaaatgaaaatacatctCACTATCAAAACCTTGTGACTCATCTTCCAGTTCTACCTAGAGACCAAAAAGTACCCACAAATAGCTTTGACAGCAGTGGTATTCCACGTAACACTACTGTTTACACAGATCCTGGAACATTTCACACTGCTGTTCTAGGACCCCACatgcctggaaatggtttctCAAACAGGACAATGTTCAGTCAAGCCACTGGGATTATTCATGGTGGTCTGACTTATGGTAACATTCCAAATGCTGCATACTCCCCCATGGTGATGACAGTTCATAACAATTCTGCAGGGCCCTGTAATGTAAGGCAGGACCCTTGTATGAAGGTAGATGCCACTGTCCCCGCCTATTGCCATTCTTTGCCCATACCATCTATACAACTTGTTCCGCGGTTGGTATGCTCGGTTAGTGAGTCGGGAAAAGAGCAGGCAGTACCTGgctattttcattccttttctacTTCAGACATTCTGACATATCCTAAGCTGGTGTCTTCAGTAAGTGAATCAGGCCTGGATGCCAAGAGAGTCCTGAAGTGCTGTAGCATTCCTGGAGAACAATTGCAACACGCTCAACACTGTGATCAGCAGGAGAGTGCTCGTCCAGAAACAAAGGCTGCCTGTGTTGCCTTCAGTAGCCAGCAAGGTGCAGGCGTGGTGATGACAACTAAGGACATGTGGACTATGACCTCTATGAATGATTTAACCAAAGGACTGAAACCAGCTCTTGAGCGTAGAGATGCCGAGGTACAAACTCTTCCAACCATGGAGTGCAAATCTGTGGCGACAAGCCCAGCGGCTGCAGCAGAAGGCCACTCGCATGTGTTCCCAGAGGTAAACCTGGAGCAAGACTTGGAGGCCCCCAAATCTCCAGTACGTGAAGTGAGATGGGATGATGAAGGAATGACATGGGAAGTGTATGGGGCATCTGTGGATCCAGAAGTCCTTGGGTTAGCCATTCAAAAACATCTTGAGATTCAAATAGAACAATTCCAGACAGAGCCTGCTGAGCTGGCTGAGAAAAGTAATAAGGAGCCATCTTCTgataaaatggggaaaaaaaggccattCAGAACAATGATGCATTCCCTGAGATATCCGAGCTGTTGTGCTCGTTCCAGTACTGCAGTGGAGTGA